The segment GTGAAGTATTAAAGACTAAGAGTTACCTTAAGTTCGTCGGATTCACCATCAAGCATGCTTCCGTAGCTACGCTGCATCTGGAAAGACTGATCAACTTGCTGAAAGAGCTGCCACTTCATCATGCTTATGGGGCTTATCTCCAGATTAAGTGGTACTTCTGAGACCGTCTCGTTGATTGGAATCATCTTGTCCCTTAGCAGCCAAAACTCATTGAAGTAAATGGTGGGATAGTAGTTTCCAGAGGTAGGTTCTACCAGCAAGTCTGTACATCTAAAGTTAAGTACAACACAGAGttgtgtaaaaataaataaaataataagaacaaTAAGCTTATCATCATTTTGCCAAAACAAATTGAAGGATACGTGGAGCAATGTTTGGTGGCACACCGTTCTGTGAGTAGCTGTCACAAAATTGAAAGAAGATATTAGTCTATTAATATGGAGTTATTGTCATACTAATTCAATATTGATATAGCCAAAAAGAAAATCAAGCCTGCCATCAACTgctaatcattttttaaaacgTTAATAGTCAATATTCAAGAAATAGCTAGGCGATGGTTAAGCACCTTATGGATTATTGTTTATGCTAGGCCTACACCAATTTTTTGAACACCTTCCGATTTTTAGAGCATTAGTTATAGCCCATAGTTATAAGTTTAATTACTCTGTTAAATCATTTGGAGAATAAACAGAATCATATGTACATCAAGGTAGCAAGTGCATCCATCATTGAAATCTTTATTAATTCGTTTTTTTATCTGCAATGACTGTTTCTAGAGTTCCAACATCATAACACTACAGAAAATACCAGACCCCACTTACTGAGTAAAATCATCGACCAGGTTGATGGTGACATTCGGTTTCCATAAGGATACCCATTCCACAGGGACTTCTTCCTTCACTTCAGAGTTCTTATCAACAACTTTCTGCAAAGTACTTAGTTCATTATTACAAGAACATAAGGTCTATACCACAAAACTGTATACAATATTTCTTTCCACACAGTCATTACCTCAGCTTCTGGTTTGGATTCATCAGAGTCTTTGGGACTACCCAAGAGACTTTTCTTCTTATCTACTTTCCGCTTTGGAAAGTAAGTAGCAACAGCTGAAAAATGAAAAGACAAATCCAACTCAGCTATTAttgatagtttatttttaataaaaggaGACAAGTCTTACTGTGAGTCCTGCCAAAACTATTAAGAGGTTGATACTCAGGATCACTAGGGTCTATAGGGAAACCAGATCGAGCAAAGAAGACATGAGCATACAGACTTCCATTATTCTGTAAAGTCTGAAAACAACACAACATAACAAAAGTTAGTAAACTCAATGCAGCAGCTTCGTAATCAtgtgagttttgttttttttttaaacctccGAAGGATAATAGTCGAGTGACTTTGTCCTAACACTCTCTGGAGTCCACACAGCATAAGGTATATTCGTCTCATGCCAATAAAGCGAACCTTCATTACTAAAGTCACTGAACTTCTCTTGCTCTGTAAGATAAAACCACATATCCTGCACACAAAAAAACGTTCATTGGTTAacgaaaaaaatcaaatctttgAATTCTCCAAGTTTATTATTACCAATGAATCTCCTTTGTGGAAGAGATTGGTCATGAGGTGATGAGTCTGAGACGGATCCATCGGTTTCTGCTTAGGCGAAAAGAACTTTGAAGCAAAGTACCAGAACACTGCGATTCTAATGATCCCTGAGATCGTGGAGCCGAACCCTCTCTGCTGCTGCTGAGGTTGAGCGCCGCCGTTACCCGCCGCATCTGCCACCGCCGCCGTTTGTGTTACCGGCGGGGCCATGTTATTGAATCGAGAGAAGGGAGGAAGGATGCTTTCGAGATGTGGAAGTCGCCGAGAAGATCGTTGTAAAGCAGAGTTGGATTCGATTTAGAGAGATATTTAAGGgagattttaatttattttatttgatttgttttcgggttatgatgatgatgacgaagcTCTTCCAATGTAATGCAAGTAACAGTGTGACAAACACACCATGTCTTGTCATGACTTAATGTATATTTGCATTTAAAGACCTCTATATTTTAGATACGTTACATTTTTCCCCtctatttctaaatttaatatatatcccCCTTGAACTTTGATTTGATATTTACAAAGACTAATGTTCTAAAAACTGAtctaaaaccttttttttttaaatccgatataataaaattattttaaaacg is part of the Brassica rapa cultivar Chiifu-401-42 chromosome A09, CAAS_Brap_v3.01, whole genome shotgun sequence genome and harbors:
- the LOC103865543 gene encoding cleft lip and palate transmembrane protein 1 homolog; translation: MAPPVTQTAAVADAAGNGGAQPQQQQRGFGSTISGIIRIAVFWYFASKFFSPKQKPMDPSQTHHLMTNLFHKGDSLDMWFYLTEQEKFSDFSNEGSLYWHETNIPYAVWTPESVRTKSLDYYPSETLQNNGSLYAHVFFARSGFPIDPSDPEYQPLNSFGRTHTVATYFPKRKVDKKKSLLGSPKDSDESKPEAEKVVDKNSEVKEEVPVEWVSLWKPNVTINLVDDFTHYSQNGVPPNIAPHLLVEPTSGNYYPTIYFNEFWLLRDKMIPINETVSEVPLNLEISPISMMKWQLFQQVDQSFQMQRSYGSMLDGESDELKRVFLEGNPYLLGITMCVSMLHSVFDFLAFKNDIQFWNKNKSMEGLSAKSVVLNFICQFVIFLYLLDNDTSWMILASSGVGVCIEFWKIGKAMRIEVDRTGMIPRLRFHDRESYASNKTKEYDDIAIKFLSYVLLLLVVGLSIYSLAYERHKSWYSWILSSLTSCVYMFGFIMMCPQLFINYKLKSVAHLPWRQMTYKFLNTIIDDLFAFVIKMPILHRLSVFRDDVIFLIYLYQRWVYPVDKTRVNEFGFGGEDETAEKKLITEKQEEEDNKKTN